AGATGCTAAATAAGCCCGATCCACAAAAGTACAGCtccataaacttttttttttatgtcggggaacctctccaaggcagggccctttggacccacccctgcagaataaactCCGGTCCtgtgcaccgcaccctcggaagtttccctacacggaactggttaaatcgctggcttttcaccagggggtgtggccccaaaggattgtttgcacccatgaggtgttaaaccttagaccttgaagggaatgagaccccaagaccaaggccttcaccacttaggccaaccccttggggttagtACAGCTCCATAAACTTCGAAcaatttttcttgtaataaGTTTCCGCTTAGTCTCTTGTAATAAGTTTCACACAATTTTTCctttcaccacttgggccaaccccttggggttcaCTGCCTTCACCTTAAAAGTGCATGCCAAGCatataacttattaaaaaatatttttgaaattccTAGAATCCAACATAACTCTGCAAGATTCCAATCATAAATAGACTCGTCTACATGGTCATCCAAAAACAAAAGTAATAGAAACTAGCTCATATCACAAATTCCACTCACCTTGATTATGAACTACTTAAGCAATTAAGctatgcccaaaaaaaaaaaaaaaaaattgttagcaTATACCATATGCCCAAttgtttacaaatataattCTGCAATTCTTCAGTACCCCAAGAAAAAGTAGGAGCTAACATACTCCCCACGTTTGAACTCAATTTACACACATTATTCATctctaatattttaaataaaaaaaataaaaaaataaaaacacgaTTTATCTCTAATATCAAAAGGACCAAAACAATTTTTGAGGCTCAAACTATGTCAAGAAATAAAACTTGGAACAAGTATAGGCAAAATCAGAGAAAGTCTATCCAAACTGATTATAACATACCTCGAAACTAGTCAAACTTGAAGTGAGCGCACACCCTTAATCATTCATTCTTCCCCCctttttttccaatattttcTTTGCGATCTCTGGCTTACTCTTATCCATTGCTAATTTAACTTCTAAAGTTTTTCTCACGCTATTCACAACGTTGACACTTGACATTTCTTTCCATGTAATTATATAATTCTCCTGATCTTATGCAATTgcatttaattagttttttttttttttttttccctttttcatttGGATGAATCGCATAGCTCCTAGCAGCAATACCATTTGATCCCACCATCAAAATTAGCCCCCTACACGACAACCTGATAGACCCCAAAGCTTTCGGAAATGTGTGGACATGGAGAATGGGAGTTATTTTGTAATAGAGGACAGTTATTTGCATGCCCAAGATCATGTACAACAGTTATTTGTACATATGTGTGACTATGTAGATACGTGGCAACTGAATAGGTTTATAGCAGTTATGTAGTGTTGTATGTGGCAGTTATGTGGGGTTGTGGTATATGTAATGTGTGTTTAGAAAAATAGTCATTGTCTGGTAATTTGTAACCTGTTCGTACTGTGGTTTCCTCCGCACCCCAAGTGGAGAATTATCTCTTTTCTATCATTTGTTTTCATCCACATTGATCTTAATACCAGTACCTATCACAACCTTGCcttgaaaattattataaatgggAATTTCACTTGTTCTTTGTTACACTAGACTTTAACCAATAAAAGAGGATCCATGAATGTTTCTGTTACCTCAGCAATGGGATCCTTGAGAGCCTTGCGCGTGACCCGAAACCTTATCCCCAGCTTCTCAAGCTGCCTCGACAAGACCCGAATTACAGTCGCGGAGCTACGCAAGTCCTCCTCCAATTTCTCAACCCTCTCCAGCAAATTTACCTCATTCCCGCCAGTCACTCTCTCCCTAAATACCCGCCTCCACTGCTGTCTCCGAATCCACGAACCGATCGCAACCCCACCCGCCAATAACACGACCCCCCACACCGAAACCCTGTTCCCGACATCCACCAGAACCGCCTTCTTCGAGCTCGAGAGAAACGCCAGATTGGCAGCGAAACCGATCGAAAAGATCGCCGCGGACGAAACGAGACAGAGCAATTCGGCAATGGAAAGAAACGAGTCGAAATTGTGACCTCCGAAGACGTCGTTTCTCTGAATGGTGTCTTGGGATCCGTAAACCCTGAGACGAGTTTTATGGTGGGTCTCGAAGGAAATAAGATTATAAGAACGTTGGGAGAAGCGGATTAGGTTTTGGGAATGTAGTGGGGTAGAAAGGTAGCGAGAGTCGAttggggaagagagagaatagGTCCTGGGAGGATAAGTGGTGCCGGTGGCGGTGAAGTAGAGGGTGAAACGAGAGGGCGAGTTAGTGAAGAGGTTTTGGAGAGAGATGGACATTTTTTGTGGGATGTGGCTTCTGAGTGGATGTTGCAGTCGGTCAATTCTGCGTTGAATTTGGAGACTGGGAGGACATGGCTGGGGGATCTTGCGGAGCTTCGGTGCTGCAGCTGCTCCTTCCCACACACGCTCTCACAGACCTTGGCGATGGATGCGATGATTTGCGGGTTTGCGCGCGGGGTATATCCGCGCACGGTAGATATGTACTTTACACGGGCCAGTTGA
This is a stretch of genomic DNA from Carya illinoinensis cultivar Pawnee chromosome 3, C.illinoinensisPawnee_v1, whole genome shotgun sequence. It encodes these proteins:
- the LOC122303643 gene encoding uncharacterized protein LOC122303643 isoform X1, with amino-acid sequence MSISLQNLFTNSPSRFTLYFTATGTTYPPRTYSLSSPIDSRYLSTPLHSQNLIRFSQRSYNLISFETHHKTRLRVYGSQDTIQRNDVFGGHNFDSFLSIAELLCLVSSAAIFSIGFAANLAFLSSSKKAVLVDVGNRVSVWGVVLLAGGVAIGSWIRRQQWRRVFRERVTGGNEVNLLERVEKLEEDLRSSATVIRVLSRQLEKLGIRFRVTRKALKDPIAETAALAQKNSEATRALAVQEDILEKELGEIHKVLLAMQEQQQKQLELILAIGKTGKLLESKREQKREQDTIEICNTVEEGLKHRETQQI
- the LOC122303643 gene encoding uncharacterized protein LOC122303643 isoform X2, which encodes MSISLQNLFTNSPSRFTLYFTATGTTYPPRTYSLSSPIDSRYLSTPLHSQNLIRFSQRSYNLISFETHHKTRLRVYGSQDTIQRNDVFGGHNFDSFLSIAELLCLVSSAAIFSIGFAANLAFLSSSKKAVLVDVGNRVSVWGVVLLAGGVAIGSWIRRQQWRRVFRERVTGGNEVNLLERVEKLEEDLRSSATVIRVLSRQLEKLGIRFRVTRKALKDPIAETAALAQKNSEATRALAVQEDILEKELGEIHKVLLAMQQQKQLELILAIGKTGKLLESKREQKREQDTIEICNTVEEGLKHRETQQI